The DNA region AAAATTACTTGATACTCGTCCTGGTCTTTTAACCATTTTTTAGTTTCACCTAACCCCTCTTCAGAAACCATATATTGTTCGAATGTTTCTGGGTGTATAAATACATAACTATCACCGTCAAAATATGAGTATACAGCGCTTAATTCTTCGACATCTGCAGACTCAACAGATTCTCCTGATTTAAAAGTTTTTTCTATGACCCTATCATTAAGCAAGTTTTTAAGTTTAACTCTATTAAAAGCTTGACCTTTACCAGGTTTAACAAATTCGTTTTCGATAATAACCATAGGGTTCCCATCTATTAGAATTTTTAAGCCACCTTTAAATTCATTTGTATTATAATTTGCCATTTTTAGTAGTCCCTTTGATTTTTGAATTAAATATTTTAGTAGTTTGTTAGTCCCAACAAGCTGTAGGGGTTCTATCAACAATAGCTCCATCAACTTCAAGTTCTATACTTGCACATGGAGTATCTGCTGCTTGAGTTCCTTGGGCTGTTGCTGTAATTGTATAGCTTGAGCCTGAACCAATATATGATAATGTATAAAGTTGACTTTGTGTATTGGAGTGAAAAAAAGAATTTATATCGTTTCCAGATGGAAATGAGCCATTACGAATTTCGAAGTTATCCGCTGCATTTGATGCTGCTAATAACTCAGATGTTGCTTCATTACGATGATTTCTTAAAATATAATTGTTATACGTTGGTATAGCAATAGATGCGAGAATAGCTATGATTGCTATTACAACCATCAATTCAACTAAGGAAAAACCTTTAATAAATGACTTTTTTTTAAACATGTTAATTAAGCTCTAGTAAATTTGTGGCTCGCCATTTGGTCTTGTTCTATAGCGACGATGTTGCCATAGATACTGCTCTGGATATTTACGAATAGCATCCTCAAGAAACTTATTAGTAATTTCTGCATCTTTATAAGCATCGCCTGTAAACTCCAGGGGTTCACCTGTTACAATTTTATATTTTTTCAAGCATTTTTCTCTTACATAGTATGCAGGAACTACAACAGCACCAGTTTTCTGAGCAAGCCATGGGGTTACTGTGAGTGTAGCACAAAGTTTGCCAAAAAATGGAGCAAAAACTGAGTTTTCAATTCCAGAGCTTTCTAAACCAAAATCTTGGTCTGGAGCATACCACATTGTATAACCTTTTTTTAGATTTCTAATAACAGATATAAAGCTTTTACTATCTAAACATTTATAAATATTTTTTTCACGATAATCTTTTATTAAATCTTCTATAAGAGGGTTACCATTTTTTTGGTACATAACTGTAAAAGGAGAAAAATCTTTGCCCATATACCTTCCAATTATTTCAATACAGTGAAAGTGAAAGCCTAATATAATTAATTTTTTATTAGGGTCACTATGATATTTCTCGAACCTTTCTCTAGAACCTTCACCCCATCCAAACTTTATTTTATTAAACCTTTTTTTTGATAGAAGCCAAGCAGCAGTAGTTTCTGCTCCAGAGAGAACCATTGAGTAATAACTTTTTTTAACGAGTTTTTTTATTTCCTTATCCGATTTTTCTGGGTAAGCAATTTTAAGGTTTTCTCGAGCAATTTCATTACGATTTTTTAGAAAAGGTTTAATAGTAAATCCAATAGCTAGAACAATGTATTTATGAGTAAATAGAGGCAATTTTGAACCACCCTTCATTATACTAATTATAAGCCATATACCCCAGTTCTTAGGTTTAAAATTTTTACTGCTCATCTTACTCTTCAATTAAGGTACTATCTAGAAGTTTAACATATAGCGCATCAATCATAAATAACTAATAAATCTTTTCTTCACCTGGAGGCCTTGTCTTGTAACGG from Francisella halioticida includes:
- a CDS encoding lysophospholipid acyltransferase family protein, whose amino-acid sequence is MSSKNFKPKNWGIWLIISIMKGGSKLPLFTHKYIVLAIGFTIKPFLKNRNEIARENLKIAYPEKSDKEIKKLVKKSYYSMVLSGAETTAAWLLSKKRFNKIKFGWGEGSRERFEKYHSDPNKKLIILGFHFHCIEIIGRYMGKDFSPFTVMYQKNGNPLIEDLIKDYREKNIYKCLDSKSFISVIRNLKKGYTMWYAPDQDFGLESSGIENSVFAPFFGKLCATLTVTPWLAQKTGAVVVPAYYVREKCLKKYKIVTGEPLEFTGDAYKDAEITNKFLEDAIRKYPEQYLWQHRRYRTRPNGEPQIY
- a CDS encoding type IV pilin protein, whose amino-acid sequence is MFKKKSFIKGFSLVELMVVIAIIAILASIAIPTYNNYILRNHRNEATSELLAASNAADNFEIRNGSFPSGNDINSFFHSNTQSQLYTLSYIGSGSSYTITATAQGTQAADTPCASIELEVDGAIVDRTPTACWD
- the efp gene encoding elongation factor P; the encoded protein is MANYNTNEFKGGLKILIDGNPMVIIENEFVKPGKGQAFNRVKLKNLLNDRVIEKTFKSGESVESADVEELSAVYSYFDGDSYVFIHPETFEQYMVSEEGLGETKKWLKDQDEYQVILFNSQPISIIPPNFVNLEVIETDPGLKGDTAGTGGKPATLSTGAVVRVPLFVQTGEIIKADTRTSSYVSRVKD